Proteins from one Deinococcus apachensis DSM 19763 genomic window:
- the cydC gene encoding thiol reductant ABC exporter subunit CydC: MSGLWRFVRGGGRARMFGSVLLGAGTVLASVGLLAMSGALISGAALKPESLLVLLPLITSVRLFGISRAALRYGERLVSHDLTFRLLGRVRGEAVAHLARVAPAALVGARGGDLLARVRSDVDELQGVYLRLFAPTLVAALVALVTVTLVWLVDPRLALVTLGLFGLAGVLLPALAVRAAAPAGRAQNTARAELGAATLEALHGLPDLLTGGGRPAGERHFAGLLATLEGAETRRARVTGTANAARDALGGCGLIAALLLVGQGVARGETSGSLLAASALGLLASFEGVGNLGSAWATYGALRAAAARVEGLRALRPVVQDPEEPAELPTDSTLRFEDVGFGYPASETDVLRDVSLTVRPGERVAVVGPSGAGKSTLLGLALRFWDPVAGRVTLGGVDLRDLSLADARSRFAWAPQQAEVFDGTLRENLRLAADATDDDLLALLGDLGLGGLLTRLPGGLSSWVGEYGAQLSAGERARLSVARALLRPAPVLLLDEPTAHLDPANAHRLLRAVEERTRDRAALLVTHQPERLGPEWRVVRVEGRGEVTPQPRSRNRRQENLSP; this comes from the coding sequence GTGAGCGGGCTGTGGCGCTTCGTGCGGGGAGGGGGACGGGCGCGGATGTTCGGCTCGGTACTGCTGGGGGCCGGGACGGTTCTCGCCTCGGTGGGGCTGCTCGCCATGTCGGGGGCGCTGATTTCGGGGGCGGCACTCAAGCCCGAGTCCCTGCTCGTGCTGCTGCCGCTGATCACTTCCGTGCGGCTCTTCGGCATCTCGCGGGCCGCGCTGCGCTACGGCGAACGCCTGGTCTCGCACGACCTCACCTTCCGGCTGCTCGGGCGGGTGCGGGGAGAGGCGGTGGCGCACTTGGCCCGCGTGGCGCCCGCCGCACTGGTTGGCGCCCGGGGCGGCGACCTCCTCGCGCGGGTCCGCTCGGACGTGGACGAGTTGCAGGGCGTGTACCTGCGCCTCTTCGCCCCCACGCTGGTGGCCGCCCTCGTCGCCCTCGTGACGGTGACGCTCGTCTGGCTTGTGGACCCCCGGCTCGCGCTCGTGACCCTGGGGCTGTTCGGGCTGGCGGGAGTCCTGCTTCCTGCCCTCGCCGTCCGCGCTGCCGCTCCGGCTGGCCGTGCCCAGAACACTGCCCGTGCTGAACTTGGGGCCGCCACCCTCGAAGCCCTCCACGGCCTGCCCGATCTCCTGACCGGTGGGGGGCGTCCGGCGGGGGAGCGGCACTTCGCGGGCCTGCTCGCCACGCTGGAGGGGGCGGAAACGCGGCGGGCACGGGTGACCGGCACGGCGAACGCGGCGCGGGACGCCCTGGGAGGCTGCGGCCTCATCGCGGCCCTCCTCCTCGTGGGGCAGGGGGTGGCGCGGGGGGAAACGAGCGGCTCCCTCCTCGCCGCGAGCGCCCTGGGCCTGCTGGCGAGCTTTGAAGGGGTCGGGAACCTGGGAAGTGCCTGGGCGACTTACGGTGCCCTGCGCGCTGCTGCCGCGCGGGTGGAGGGGTTGCGTGCCCTGCGGCCGGTCGTTCAGGACCCGGAGGAGCCAGCCGAACTCCCCACCGACTCCACCCTGCGTTTCGAGGATGTGGGTTTTGGTTACCCTGCTTCGGAGACGGACGTGCTGCGGGACGTGAGTCTCACCGTCCGCCCGGGGGAACGGGTCGCCGTGGTCGGGCCGTCCGGCGCCGGGAAAAGCACTCTGCTCGGCCTCGCGCTGCGCTTCTGGGACCCGGTGGCGGGGCGGGTCACGCTCGGAGGGGTGGACCTGCGCGACCTGAGCCTCGCCGACGCACGTTCCCGCTTCGCCTGGGCGCCGCAGCAGGCGGAGGTGTTTGACGGCACCCTGCGCGAGAACCTGCGTCTGGCGGCGGACGCGACGGACGACGACCTCCTGGCCCTGCTCGGCGATCTGGGGTTGGGCGGGCTGCTCACGCGGCTGCCGGGCGGGCTTTCCAGCTGGGTAGGCGAATATGGGGCGCAGCTCTCGGCGGGCGAGCGGGCGCGGCTCTCGGTGGCCCGGGCCCTGCTGCGTCCCGCGCCCGTCCTGCTGCTGGACGAGCCGACCGCGCACCTCGACCCGGCCAACGCCCACCGTCTCCTGCGGGCGGTGGAGGAACGCACCCGGGACCGCGCCGCCCTCCTCGTCACCCACCAGCCCGAACGGCTGGGGCCGGAGTGGCGCGTGGTGAGGGTGGAGGGTCGGGGTGAGGTAACCCCCCAGCCCCGTTCTAGAAACCGTAGACAAGAAAACTTGTCGCCCTGA
- the cydD gene encoding thiol reductant ABC exporter subunit CydD yields MRPLRRLPGVRPLALTCAGLALVAFVLVLAQWSLVARIVNGIFLGRQAPAALTSAFVGLALVWLARSALVGVRDVLAARAAARVKKEVRGRLLTHLLNLGPLYAAGQRAGELTELVVEGVERLEGFVGRFVPGLVFATVLPSLLALTVLFLDPLSGLILLFTGPVIVVLLWLVGTMADHAAKAQWLTLGRLSASFVDTLRGLSTLVVFGRDRERLAALREADGAYRRVTLGVLRTAFLSGFVLEFGATLSTALVAVTVGVRLFEGDLPFERAFLVLLLAPEFFAPLRALGADHHASLEARAAGERMFAVLDEEAPGQGTLPVPEGPLRVEFRDVTLRYGERTALQGVSFTLPPGSRTLLVGESGAGKTSVAGLLLGFAVPAKGEVRVNGVSLADLDPAAWRERMAYVPERPYLFPGTVRENIRLGRPDATDEEIMEAARSADAHTFIAGLSRGYDTEVGAEGARLSGGERLRLALARAFLRDAEVLILDEPTSQLDAGSEDQVRGALQRLGAGRTVLTISHRTALHGGHDQVIELGGGRVRELVEEQT; encoded by the coding sequence GTGCGGCCCCTGAGGCGGCTCCCCGGCGTGCGGCCCCTCGCGCTCACCTGCGCCGGGTTGGCTCTGGTCGCCTTCGTTCTCGTGCTGGCGCAATGGTCCCTCGTGGCCCGGATCGTCAATGGAATTTTTCTGGGAAGGCAGGCCCCCGCCGCCCTGACCTCCGCCTTCGTGGGACTGGCCCTCGTGTGGCTCGCCCGCTCGGCCCTCGTCGGTGTTCGAGATGTACTCGCGGCCCGCGCCGCCGCCCGCGTCAAGAAGGAGGTGCGCGGCAGGCTCCTCACCCACCTCCTGAACCTCGGCCCCCTCTATGCGGCCGGGCAGCGGGCGGGCGAACTGACGGAACTCGTGGTGGAGGGCGTGGAGCGGCTGGAGGGCTTTGTCGGGCGCTTCGTGCCGGGGTTGGTGTTCGCCACTGTCCTGCCGTCCCTCCTCGCGCTGACGGTGCTGTTCCTCGACCCCCTGAGCGGGCTGATCCTGCTCTTCACCGGGCCGGTCATCGTGGTGCTGCTGTGGCTGGTGGGGACGATGGCCGACCACGCGGCGAAGGCGCAGTGGCTCACGCTGGGCCGCCTGAGCGCGAGTTTCGTGGACACCCTGCGTGGGTTGTCCACGCTGGTGGTCTTCGGGCGCGACCGCGAACGGCTGGCGGCGCTACGCGAGGCGGACGGGGCGTATCGCCGGGTGACTCTGGGCGTGCTGCGAACGGCCTTTCTCTCCGGCTTCGTGCTCGAGTTTGGCGCGACGCTCAGCACGGCTCTCGTGGCCGTGACAGTCGGTGTCCGCCTGTTCGAGGGGGACTTGCCGTTCGAGCGGGCGTTTCTCGTGCTGCTGCTGGCTCCTGAGTTCTTCGCCCCATTGCGCGCCCTCGGCGCCGATCACCACGCTAGCCTGGAGGCGCGGGCCGCGGGGGAGCGGATGTTTGCGGTTCTGGATGAGGAGGCGCCGGGGCAGGGCACCCTGCCTGTTCCCGAGGGGCCGCTGCGGGTCGAGTTCCGGGACGTGACCCTGCGGTACGGGGAGCGGACGGCCCTCCAGGGCGTGAGCTTCACCCTGCCGCCCGGCTCACGCACCCTGCTCGTGGGGGAAAGCGGGGCGGGCAAGACGAGCGTGGCCGGGCTGCTGCTCGGGTTTGCCGTTCCTGCAAAGGGCGAGGTGCGGGTGAACGGTGTGTCTCTGGCTGATCTCGACCCAGCGGCTTGGCGGGAGCGAATGGCCTACGTGCCTGAGCGGCCTTATCTTTTCCCCGGCACCGTGCGCGAGAACATTCGGCTGGGCAGACCGGACGCGACGGACGAAGAGATTATGGAGGCAGCCCGGTCAGCGGACGCCCACACCTTCATCGCCGGGCTTTCCCGCGGCTACGACACGGAGGTGGGGGCGGAGGGCGCGCGATTGAGTGGCGGCGAACGCCTGCGCCTGGCCCTCGCCCGGGCCTTCCTGCGGGACGCGGAAGTGCTGATCCTCGACGAGCCGACCTCGCAACTCGACGCGGGGAGCGAGGATCAGGTCAGGGGTGCGCTCCAACGTCTCGGAGCGGGCCGCACCGTCCTCACCATCTCGCACCGGACGGCGCTGCACGGGGGGCACGACCAAGTCATCGAGTTGGGGGGCGGGCGAGTCCGCGAACTCGTGGAGGAGCAGACGTGA